From the genome of Maridesulfovibrio ferrireducens:
TGAAATTTCACGAGGTGTTTTCATTTTTCCGGATGTGTATAAGTTGGCATTTATGATTGGAGCCGAGGGCGGGGCAGGTGTGCTGTGTGCAAAAGACAGTACCGGTTTTTGGAATGGTCCGGCTTTTTATACACTGGCAGGTATAGATATCGGAATTCAGGGAGGCGTGGCCGGTAAGACCATAATGATATTCCTTATGGATGATGAAGCCCTGGAGTCAGCCATTGCAGGAAAGATCGATTTATCGCTCGGAGTTGATCTTGCCATAGGCCATCTCAATGATCAAAGACACCGGGGGAGTTTTGATTTCGAAGGGAATGTGTTTCCACTGGTTTATCAGGCCGGGGCTTTTTTCGGAGTTTCATATCGGACCGGCTCACTCATGGTCGGCAAAGAAAGCAACAAGGCTTATTATGGAAAACCCATCAGTGTTAAAGAGTTGCTCATGACTCACGAGCATGACAAACCGGAGGCGGATGTCCTTTTTAACGTGCTGATGGGGATTTGATTTAATTTTCTTGGATGTTGTCCATGACCTTCTTCCGTTCTTTTGTATATTGAAGAAGGTCTTTACATATAAATTGAGTGCTG
Proteins encoded in this window:
- a CDS encoding lipid-binding SYLF domain-containing protein; its protein translation is MNKFKRISLCIAVILLFTSCNSVKKITGNPCVSNSTTNTQRVVDSAACAVKQMRTDLDGPTIDYLLEISRGVFIFPDVYKLAFMIGAEGGAGVLCAKDSTGFWNGPAFYTLAGIDIGIQGGVAGKTIMIFLMDDEALESAIAGKIDLSLGVDLAIGHLNDQRHRGSFDFEGNVFPLVYQAGAFFGVSYRTGSLMVGKESNKAYYGKPISVKELLMTHEHDKPEADVLFNVLMGI